A part of Hippopotamus amphibius kiboko isolate mHipAmp2 chromosome 16, mHipAmp2.hap2, whole genome shotgun sequence genomic DNA contains:
- the C16H19orf47 gene encoding uncharacterized protein C19orf47 homolog isoform X3, with product MVSVTMATSEWIQFFKEAGIPPGPAVNYAVMFVDNRIQKSMLLDLNKEIMNELGVTVVGDIIAILKHAKVVHRQDMCKAATESVPCSPSPLPSEIRRGASSAAASRMITNSLNRDSPPGTPPRRPDTSTSKISVTVSNKMAAKSAKAAAALARREEESLTVATKRRRVTAEMEGKYIINMPKGTTPRTRKILEQQQAAKGLHRTSVFDRLGAETKADTTTGNKPTGVFSRLGATPETDEDLAWDSDNDSSSSVLQYAGVLKKLGRAPAKASPQPARTVKAKATSSATMAAAPTLRRLALPSRPGLERKPESLSKVSIIQRLGKAALVPEAQDSQVTSTKSPTVRCVLPDPPAPPACQRPPRRRRWRRDC from the exons ATGGTCTCAGTGACGATGG ccactTCCGAGTGGATCCAGTTCTTTAAGGAAGCCGGCATTCCTCCGGGACCTGCTGTCAATTATGCCGTGATGTTTGTGGATAATAG GATCCAGAAGAGCATGTTGCTGGATCTCAACAAGGAAATCATGAATGAGCTGGGCGTGACTGTGGTGGGCGACATCATTGCCATCCTCAAGCATGCCAAGGTTGTGCATCGCCAG GACATGTGCAAAGCTGCCACTGAGTCGGtgccctgcagccccagccccctcccaagtGAGATTCGCCGAGGCGCCTCTAGCG CAGCCGCCTCCCGAATGATCACCAACAGCCTGAACCGAGACTCCCCACCCGGCACTCCCCCCAGGCGGCCGGACACCAGCACCTCCAAGATCTCTGTCACCGTGTCCAACAAGATGGCGGCAAAGAGTGCCAAGGCTGCCG cAGCCCTGGCCCGCCGGGAGGAGGAGAGCCTGACTGTTGCCACCAAGCGGCGCCGGGTCACTGCCGAGATGGAGGGGAAGTACATTATCAACATGCCCAAAGGCACCACCCCCCGGACCCGTAAGATCCTGGAGCAGCAGCAGGCAGCGAAAG GTCTCCACAGGACATCTGTGTTTGACCGCCTCGGCGCCGAGACCAAGGCAGACACAACGACGGGGAATAAA CCCACAGGAGTCTTCAGCCGCCTGGGGGCCACCCCAGAGACGGACGAGGATCTGGCTTGGGACAGTGACAACGACAGCAGCAGCTCTGTCCTGCAGTATGCCGGGGTCCTGAAGAAGCTAGGCCGGGCCCCCGCCAAAGCCAGTCCCCAGCCCGCACGGACTGTCAAAGCCAAGGCCACAAGCTCGGCGACAATGGCCGCCGCCCCAACGCTGCGACGCCTGGCCCTTCCCTCACGACCTGGGCTCGAGAGGAAGCCGGAGTCCCTATCCAAAGTCAGCATCATCCAGAGACTGGGCAAGGCTGCCCTTGTGCCCGAGGCCCAGGACAGCCAGGTCACGAGCACCAAGA GCCCGACTGTCCGCTGCGTCCTGCCTGACCCTCCTGCACCTCCGGCCTGCCAGCGGCCCCCTCGTCGTCGGCGGTGGCGTAGAGACTGTTAG
- the C16H19orf47 gene encoding uncharacterized protein C19orf47 homolog isoform X4 — MVSVTMATSEWIQFFKEAGIPPGPAVNYAVMFVDNRIQKSMLLDLNKEIMNELGVTVVGDIIAILKHAKVVHRQDMCKAATESVPCSPSPLPSEIRRGASSAASRMITNSLNRDSPPGTPPRRPDTSTSKISVTVSNKMAAKSAKAAALARREEESLTVATKRRRVTAEMEGKYIINMPKGTTPRTRKILEQQQAAKGLHRTSVFDRLGAETKADTTTGNKPTGVFSRLGATPETDEDLAWDSDNDSSSSVLQYAGVLKKLGRAPAKASPQPARTVKAKATSSATMAAAPTLRRLALPSRPGLERKPESLSKVSIIQRLGKAALVPEAQDSQVTSTKSPTVRCVLPDPPAPPACQRPPRRRRWRRDC, encoded by the exons ATGGTCTCAGTGACGATGG ccactTCCGAGTGGATCCAGTTCTTTAAGGAAGCCGGCATTCCTCCGGGACCTGCTGTCAATTATGCCGTGATGTTTGTGGATAATAG GATCCAGAAGAGCATGTTGCTGGATCTCAACAAGGAAATCATGAATGAGCTGGGCGTGACTGTGGTGGGCGACATCATTGCCATCCTCAAGCATGCCAAGGTTGTGCATCGCCAG GACATGTGCAAAGCTGCCACTGAGTCGGtgccctgcagccccagccccctcccaagtGAGATTCGCCGAGGCGCCTCTAGCG CCGCCTCCCGAATGATCACCAACAGCCTGAACCGAGACTCCCCACCCGGCACTCCCCCCAGGCGGCCGGACACCAGCACCTCCAAGATCTCTGTCACCGTGTCCAACAAGATGGCGGCAAAGAGTGCCAAGGCTGCCG CCCTGGCCCGCCGGGAGGAGGAGAGCCTGACTGTTGCCACCAAGCGGCGCCGGGTCACTGCCGAGATGGAGGGGAAGTACATTATCAACATGCCCAAAGGCACCACCCCCCGGACCCGTAAGATCCTGGAGCAGCAGCAGGCAGCGAAAG GTCTCCACAGGACATCTGTGTTTGACCGCCTCGGCGCCGAGACCAAGGCAGACACAACGACGGGGAATAAA CCCACAGGAGTCTTCAGCCGCCTGGGGGCCACCCCAGAGACGGACGAGGATCTGGCTTGGGACAGTGACAACGACAGCAGCAGCTCTGTCCTGCAGTATGCCGGGGTCCTGAAGAAGCTAGGCCGGGCCCCCGCCAAAGCCAGTCCCCAGCCCGCACGGACTGTCAAAGCCAAGGCCACAAGCTCGGCGACAATGGCCGCCGCCCCAACGCTGCGACGCCTGGCCCTTCCCTCACGACCTGGGCTCGAGAGGAAGCCGGAGTCCCTATCCAAAGTCAGCATCATCCAGAGACTGGGCAAGGCTGCCCTTGTGCCCGAGGCCCAGGACAGCCAGGTCACGAGCACCAAGA GCCCGACTGTCCGCTGCGTCCTGCCTGACCCTCCTGCACCTCCGGCCTGCCAGCGGCCCCCTCGTCGTCGGCGGTGGCGTAGAGACTGTTAG
- the C16H19orf47 gene encoding uncharacterized protein C19orf47 homolog isoform X1, with product MVSVTMATSEWIQFFKEAGIPPGPAVNYAVMFVDNRIQKSMLLDLNKEIMNELGVTVVGDIIAILKHAKVVHRQDMCKAATESVPCSPSPLPSEIRRGASSAAASRMITNSLNRDSPPGTPPRRPDTSTSKISVTVSNKMAAKSAKAAAALARREEESLTVATKRRRVTAEMEGKYIINMPKGTTPRTRKILEQQQAAKGLHRTSVFDRLGAETKADTTTGNKPTGVFSRLGATPETDEDLAWDSDNDSSSSVLQYAGVLKKLGRAPAKASPQPARTVKAKATSSATMAAAPTLRRLALPSRPGLERKPESLSKVSIIQRLGKAALVPEAQDSQVTSTKSKSSAEVKVTIKRTLVGPRGSSSSEGLGAQMDHAGTVSVFKRLGRRTF from the exons ATGGTCTCAGTGACGATGG ccactTCCGAGTGGATCCAGTTCTTTAAGGAAGCCGGCATTCCTCCGGGACCTGCTGTCAATTATGCCGTGATGTTTGTGGATAATAG GATCCAGAAGAGCATGTTGCTGGATCTCAACAAGGAAATCATGAATGAGCTGGGCGTGACTGTGGTGGGCGACATCATTGCCATCCTCAAGCATGCCAAGGTTGTGCATCGCCAG GACATGTGCAAAGCTGCCACTGAGTCGGtgccctgcagccccagccccctcccaagtGAGATTCGCCGAGGCGCCTCTAGCG CAGCCGCCTCCCGAATGATCACCAACAGCCTGAACCGAGACTCCCCACCCGGCACTCCCCCCAGGCGGCCGGACACCAGCACCTCCAAGATCTCTGTCACCGTGTCCAACAAGATGGCGGCAAAGAGTGCCAAGGCTGCCG cAGCCCTGGCCCGCCGGGAGGAGGAGAGCCTGACTGTTGCCACCAAGCGGCGCCGGGTCACTGCCGAGATGGAGGGGAAGTACATTATCAACATGCCCAAAGGCACCACCCCCCGGACCCGTAAGATCCTGGAGCAGCAGCAGGCAGCGAAAG GTCTCCACAGGACATCTGTGTTTGACCGCCTCGGCGCCGAGACCAAGGCAGACACAACGACGGGGAATAAA CCCACAGGAGTCTTCAGCCGCCTGGGGGCCACCCCAGAGACGGACGAGGATCTGGCTTGGGACAGTGACAACGACAGCAGCAGCTCTGTCCTGCAGTATGCCGGGGTCCTGAAGAAGCTAGGCCGGGCCCCCGCCAAAGCCAGTCCCCAGCCCGCACGGACTGTCAAAGCCAAGGCCACAAGCTCGGCGACAATGGCCGCCGCCCCAACGCTGCGACGCCTGGCCCTTCCCTCACGACCTGGGCTCGAGAGGAAGCCGGAGTCCCTATCCAAAGTCAGCATCATCCAGAGACTGGGCAAGGCTGCCCTTGTGCCCGAGGCCCAGGACAGCCAGGTCACGAGCACCAAGAGTAAGTCCTCGGCTGAGGTCAAGGTCACCATTAAGAGGACTCTGGTGGGGCCCCGGGGGAGCAGCTCCAGTGAGGGCCTTGGTGCCCAGATGGACCATGCAGGCACTGTGAGCGTGTTCAAAAGACTGGGCCGCAGGACCTTCTAG
- the C16H19orf47 gene encoding uncharacterized protein C19orf47 homolog isoform X5 — translation MLLDLNKEIMNELGVTVVGDIIAILKHAKVVHRQDMCKAATESVPCSPSPLPSEIRRGASSAAASRMITNSLNRDSPPGTPPRRPDTSTSKISVTVSNKMAAKSAKAAAALARREEESLTVATKRRRVTAEMEGKYIINMPKGTTPRTRKILEQQQAAKGLHRTSVFDRLGAETKADTTTGNKPTGVFSRLGATPETDEDLAWDSDNDSSSSVLQYAGVLKKLGRAPAKASPQPARTVKAKATSSATMAAAPTLRRLALPSRPGLERKPESLSKVSIIQRLGKAALVPEAQDSQVTSTKSKSSAEVKVTIKRTLVGPRGSSSSEGLGAQMDHAGTVSVFKRLGRRTF, via the exons ATGTTGCTGGATCTCAACAAGGAAATCATGAATGAGCTGGGCGTGACTGTGGTGGGCGACATCATTGCCATCCTCAAGCATGCCAAGGTTGTGCATCGCCAG GACATGTGCAAAGCTGCCACTGAGTCGGtgccctgcagccccagccccctcccaagtGAGATTCGCCGAGGCGCCTCTAGCG CAGCCGCCTCCCGAATGATCACCAACAGCCTGAACCGAGACTCCCCACCCGGCACTCCCCCCAGGCGGCCGGACACCAGCACCTCCAAGATCTCTGTCACCGTGTCCAACAAGATGGCGGCAAAGAGTGCCAAGGCTGCCG cAGCCCTGGCCCGCCGGGAGGAGGAGAGCCTGACTGTTGCCACCAAGCGGCGCCGGGTCACTGCCGAGATGGAGGGGAAGTACATTATCAACATGCCCAAAGGCACCACCCCCCGGACCCGTAAGATCCTGGAGCAGCAGCAGGCAGCGAAAG GTCTCCACAGGACATCTGTGTTTGACCGCCTCGGCGCCGAGACCAAGGCAGACACAACGACGGGGAATAAA CCCACAGGAGTCTTCAGCCGCCTGGGGGCCACCCCAGAGACGGACGAGGATCTGGCTTGGGACAGTGACAACGACAGCAGCAGCTCTGTCCTGCAGTATGCCGGGGTCCTGAAGAAGCTAGGCCGGGCCCCCGCCAAAGCCAGTCCCCAGCCCGCACGGACTGTCAAAGCCAAGGCCACAAGCTCGGCGACAATGGCCGCCGCCCCAACGCTGCGACGCCTGGCCCTTCCCTCACGACCTGGGCTCGAGAGGAAGCCGGAGTCCCTATCCAAAGTCAGCATCATCCAGAGACTGGGCAAGGCTGCCCTTGTGCCCGAGGCCCAGGACAGCCAGGTCACGAGCACCAAGAGTAAGTCCTCGGCTGAGGTCAAGGTCACCATTAAGAGGACTCTGGTGGGGCCCCGGGGGAGCAGCTCCAGTGAGGGCCTTGGTGCCCAGATGGACCATGCAGGCACTGTGAGCGTGTTCAAAAGACTGGGCCGCAGGACCTTCTAG
- the C16H19orf47 gene encoding uncharacterized protein C19orf47 homolog isoform X2, whose amino-acid sequence MVSVTMATSEWIQFFKEAGIPPGPAVNYAVMFVDNRIQKSMLLDLNKEIMNELGVTVVGDIIAILKHAKVVHRQDMCKAATESVPCSPSPLPSEIRRGASSAAASRMITNSLNRDSPPGTPPRRPDTSTSKISVTVSNKMAAKSAKAAALARREEESLTVATKRRRVTAEMEGKYIINMPKGTTPRTRKILEQQQAAKGLHRTSVFDRLGAETKADTTTGNKPTGVFSRLGATPETDEDLAWDSDNDSSSSVLQYAGVLKKLGRAPAKASPQPARTVKAKATSSATMAAAPTLRRLALPSRPGLERKPESLSKVSIIQRLGKAALVPEAQDSQVTSTKSKSSAEVKVTIKRTLVGPRGSSSSEGLGAQMDHAGTVSVFKRLGRRTF is encoded by the exons ATGGTCTCAGTGACGATGG ccactTCCGAGTGGATCCAGTTCTTTAAGGAAGCCGGCATTCCTCCGGGACCTGCTGTCAATTATGCCGTGATGTTTGTGGATAATAG GATCCAGAAGAGCATGTTGCTGGATCTCAACAAGGAAATCATGAATGAGCTGGGCGTGACTGTGGTGGGCGACATCATTGCCATCCTCAAGCATGCCAAGGTTGTGCATCGCCAG GACATGTGCAAAGCTGCCACTGAGTCGGtgccctgcagccccagccccctcccaagtGAGATTCGCCGAGGCGCCTCTAGCG CAGCCGCCTCCCGAATGATCACCAACAGCCTGAACCGAGACTCCCCACCCGGCACTCCCCCCAGGCGGCCGGACACCAGCACCTCCAAGATCTCTGTCACCGTGTCCAACAAGATGGCGGCAAAGAGTGCCAAGGCTGCCG CCCTGGCCCGCCGGGAGGAGGAGAGCCTGACTGTTGCCACCAAGCGGCGCCGGGTCACTGCCGAGATGGAGGGGAAGTACATTATCAACATGCCCAAAGGCACCACCCCCCGGACCCGTAAGATCCTGGAGCAGCAGCAGGCAGCGAAAG GTCTCCACAGGACATCTGTGTTTGACCGCCTCGGCGCCGAGACCAAGGCAGACACAACGACGGGGAATAAA CCCACAGGAGTCTTCAGCCGCCTGGGGGCCACCCCAGAGACGGACGAGGATCTGGCTTGGGACAGTGACAACGACAGCAGCAGCTCTGTCCTGCAGTATGCCGGGGTCCTGAAGAAGCTAGGCCGGGCCCCCGCCAAAGCCAGTCCCCAGCCCGCACGGACTGTCAAAGCCAAGGCCACAAGCTCGGCGACAATGGCCGCCGCCCCAACGCTGCGACGCCTGGCCCTTCCCTCACGACCTGGGCTCGAGAGGAAGCCGGAGTCCCTATCCAAAGTCAGCATCATCCAGAGACTGGGCAAGGCTGCCCTTGTGCCCGAGGCCCAGGACAGCCAGGTCACGAGCACCAAGAGTAAGTCCTCGGCTGAGGTCAAGGTCACCATTAAGAGGACTCTGGTGGGGCCCCGGGGGAGCAGCTCCAGTGAGGGCCTTGGTGCCCAGATGGACCATGCAGGCACTGTGAGCGTGTTCAAAAGACTGGGCCGCAGGACCTTCTAG